Proteins encoded together in one Vibrio lentus window:
- the tssK gene encoding type VI secretion system baseplate subunit TssK: MSLYNPVVWQDGMFMKPQHFQQLDRSQGKLSNMLSSNSSPLHWGVKKIEINTELLALGKIGITRAEGILQDRTPFDLPLLAELPEVRDVDPSIADKVVYLCCPLPSERSGLFGGNGDGARYNMETQEAVDACYESEDMASIVVGKLNFFLMYDHEDKSAYTSIPILKISEVKPDGSIILDENYIPTCIDIHASIVLSKFATEFASMLKHRAESIVQRLGVVDQQGVSSVADFMLLQALNRYEPLFWHFASVEGVHPESFYRILLQAEGELSTLCSASRRPQEFTKYNHSQLTDCLSRTLDSAKMTLSVMSEQRAIPLTLREQSYGIRTAAIPDSKIVESTTFILAVKADVPLDILHTQFVSQTKIGSIDNIRDLINLQLPGIEMKPMPVVPRALPYHAGYTYFELDKASDEWNALNNTAAIAVHIAGDFANLSLQLWAVRL; encoded by the coding sequence ATGTCTTTATATAACCCAGTTGTTTGGCAAGATGGTATGTTCATGAAGCCTCAACACTTTCAGCAACTCGATAGGTCTCAAGGCAAGTTATCTAACATGCTTAGCTCTAATAGCTCTCCTTTACACTGGGGAGTGAAAAAAATTGAGATTAACACTGAGCTACTGGCTCTTGGTAAAATCGGGATCACACGAGCAGAAGGTATCTTACAAGACCGTACTCCATTTGATTTACCGCTTCTTGCTGAGCTTCCAGAAGTAAGAGATGTTGACCCTTCGATTGCGGATAAAGTGGTGTACTTATGCTGCCCACTGCCATCAGAGCGTTCGGGACTCTTTGGAGGTAATGGTGACGGTGCTCGTTATAACATGGAGACCCAAGAAGCCGTCGATGCATGTTATGAATCAGAAGATATGGCAAGTATTGTGGTGGGCAAGCTTAACTTTTTCTTAATGTACGATCATGAAGATAAGAGCGCATATACATCAATTCCCATTTTGAAAATTTCGGAAGTGAAGCCAGACGGGAGCATCATTCTGGATGAAAACTATATTCCGACGTGCATTGATATTCACGCATCTATAGTTTTGAGCAAGTTCGCGACTGAATTCGCGTCAATGCTTAAACACAGGGCCGAATCGATTGTTCAGCGCTTAGGCGTGGTTGACCAACAGGGCGTGTCATCTGTTGCTGATTTTATGTTGTTACAAGCTTTGAATCGTTATGAGCCGTTGTTCTGGCATTTTGCAAGTGTTGAAGGCGTTCACCCAGAGTCATTTTATCGGATCCTGTTACAAGCGGAAGGTGAATTATCTACACTGTGTTCCGCATCTCGTAGACCACAAGAGTTTACAAAATACAACCATAGCCAACTGACCGATTGTTTATCTCGTACGCTTGATAGCGCGAAAATGACATTAAGTGTTATGTCAGAACAACGTGCAATACCTTTAACATTGAGAGAGCAAAGCTACGGAATTCGAACTGCAGCAATTCCAGACAGTAAAATTGTCGAATCTACGACGTTTATTCTTGCTGTTAAAGCAGACGTACCACTTGATATTTTGCATACGCAGTTCGTAAGCCAAACTAAGATTGGTTCGATCGACAATATTCGCGATCTAATCAATTTACAATTGCCGGGCATTGAAATGAAACCAATGCCAGTGGTACCTAGAGCGTTACCTTATCATGCTGGCTATACCTATTTTGAGCTCGATAAAGCGAGTGACGAATGGAATGCATTGAATAACACCGCAGCAATCGCTGTCCATATTGCTGGCGACTTCGCGAACTTATCACTACAGCTTTGGGCTGTACGTTTATGA
- the tssJ gene encoding type VI secretion system lipoprotein TssJ translates to MRKLIIPITLFLLSGCSMWEQFKESSGITPETSSIELVIEASELLNVREQGQSSPVILRVHELTSPVLFRSLDFFALFENDKASLGDEYIKRYEYQLQPGDEIHEILELDPTTRALGFSVAFRDIDGSSWRKVEVIEEKSEYFLRLKVEGSELSSNNTRGIEQTYF, encoded by the coding sequence ATGCGTAAACTTATAATCCCCATTACCTTGTTTCTATTATCAGGTTGCTCAATGTGGGAGCAATTTAAAGAATCATCTGGAATTACGCCAGAAACATCTTCAATTGAACTCGTAATAGAAGCTTCAGAACTTCTTAATGTTCGAGAGCAGGGACAATCTTCGCCGGTCATTCTGAGAGTTCATGAGCTCACTTCACCTGTTTTATTTCGTAGTTTGGATTTTTTTGCTCTATTCGAAAATGATAAAGCGTCCTTAGGTGATGAGTATATTAAACGATATGAATACCAACTGCAGCCGGGCGATGAGATACATGAGATTTTAGAGTTAGATCCAACGACGCGAGCATTAGGTTTTTCTGTGGCATTCAGAGATATTGATGGCTCGTCTTGGCGGAAGGTTGAAGTGATCGAAGAAAAAAGTGAGTACTTTCTGAGATTAAAAGTAGAGGGTAGTGAATTATCTTCGAACAATACTCGCGGTATTGAACAGACGTATTTTTAA
- the tagH gene encoding type VI secretion system-associated FHA domain protein TagH translates to MRINQLVLVISKCPEEYVGAKSIEMPEEGGSIGREAGCTVSLTDHNRFISGTHCLLNVYGDTYYISDISTNGTLVNGNKILKNQPVSLCDGDRVSLGQYEVSISLELVTTSYDIASEIAPERDSTDPLMNLEESVVEEEAEAGTLEDLFMETKPDGVETHDPVEHLKFSMQRDDDYLVRDESNDKSLTKSSTEHQRQVVDDSLSIHSEFDLPSLIPEDWMGMEEEQQASLKAKDVADDQAKISNRLKPASVEGSDLKSDKPNGSSGTLKNKLPEVPPVTIISHATNIQSHKWEEVTQEFVSHTEPQEQPVESESRTQNNIALSETSYEHENVTHAFFEGLGVDLESDTKHDALFFKQMGACLRLCIDNLYKDLQSVEELTDESSFAHNDLSLTTLMLTLNSQNLLAPNELIEQILDELSEHDTLYAKAINDLVLEQLKANDPQQFANTLSQETRFLSKSKLWKKYSEHYEQSTRQFNESTFKALMKDRYNKVAKADHA, encoded by the coding sequence ATGCGAATTAATCAATTGGTTTTGGTGATCTCAAAGTGCCCAGAAGAATATGTTGGAGCTAAGAGTATAGAAATGCCCGAAGAAGGCGGTTCTATTGGTCGTGAAGCTGGGTGTACTGTTTCGTTGACTGATCATAACCGTTTTATATCGGGTACACATTGCTTGTTAAATGTATATGGAGATACGTATTACATCAGCGATATCAGTACTAATGGGACATTGGTTAATGGGAATAAGATCCTCAAGAATCAACCGGTCTCATTATGTGACGGCGATAGAGTGTCTTTGGGACAATATGAAGTGAGTATTTCTCTTGAGTTGGTAACGACTTCATACGACATAGCTTCTGAAATAGCACCAGAAAGAGATTCAACAGACCCTTTAATGAACTTGGAAGAGTCCGTTGTTGAAGAAGAGGCTGAGGCAGGCACGCTAGAAGATCTCTTTATGGAAACGAAACCTGATGGTGTTGAGACCCATGATCCCGTCGAACACTTAAAATTCTCAATGCAAAGAGATGATGACTACCTTGTTAGAGACGAAAGCAACGATAAAAGCCTTACGAAGTCATCGACAGAACATCAAAGGCAAGTCGTTGATGACAGTCTGAGTATCCATTCTGAGTTTGACCTTCCTAGTTTGATTCCTGAAGATTGGATGGGGATGGAAGAAGAACAGCAGGCGAGCCTGAAAGCTAAAGATGTCGCCGATGATCAAGCTAAGATATCGAACCGTTTAAAACCAGCAAGCGTTGAAGGTTCAGATCTTAAGTCAGATAAACCTAACGGCAGTTCAGGGACTCTCAAAAATAAACTACCAGAAGTGCCACCTGTCACTATTATATCTCATGCTACAAACATACAGAGCCATAAGTGGGAAGAGGTGACACAAGAATTTGTCTCTCATACCGAACCACAAGAGCAGCCTGTTGAAAGTGAGAGTAGAACTCAGAATAATATCGCATTGAGTGAAACTTCTTACGAACATGAAAATGTGACACATGCATTCTTTGAAGGACTGGGTGTTGATTTAGAATCTGACACGAAACATGACGCTCTATTTTTTAAACAAATGGGCGCTTGTTTACGATTGTGTATCGATAATTTGTACAAAGATTTACAGAGTGTTGAAGAGCTTACTGACGAAAGTTCATTTGCCCACAATGATCTTAGCCTAACTACATTGATGTTAACGCTAAATAGTCAAAATCTATTGGCTCCAAATGAGCTAATTGAACAGATACTGGATGAACTTAGCGAGCACGATACCTTATATGCGAAGGCAATTAACGATTTGGTATTGGAGCAACTAAAAGCGAATGATCCTCAGCAGTTTGCAAACACTTTAAGCCAAGAGACACGCTTCCTTAGTAAGTCAAAGTTGTGGAAAAAGTACAGTGAACATTATGAGCAAAGTACTAGACAATTCAATGAGTCAACTTTTAAAGCGTTGATGAAAGACAGATACAATAAGGTTGCAAAAGCTGATCATGCGTAA
- a CDS encoding type VI secretion system ImpA family N-terminal domain-containing protein produces MFSSDFTRRPIDEEKPSGTNPNALDDFTEIKRQINNLNKVTGRVSWRKVQSLSKEILSKNSKDFRCSCYFTVAATHNDGLKGLAEGLSSILDLCVVYWFTAYPEVSKSNARIGAIDWMVEHTEKRIKNIKTSSDDILLIETCHRLCLRIEEELRLHYGIKAPSLGGVRRVLKQWADEHKENEAKLREAASQTRLAAQENRQIPPVTQSTAIKIDVSNSKPAIAPKIDEKSTSNYLVIYLLAGFLVLALSSHFLYEQYQLKVLTRKVVASNIPQLSEITHSLKYEYASISNDVRPNVVNQLDNLMKDWSTNPVKVYEIDALDQLTTDLTKLYPDSSSVLRLRQEFTSQKEKLDSDYMQLHRRFSDARTVFANVIRGSESQKTARAYEYSNSLFPLIGRIEYAEKEKQQKELQKSLRILNVYLHKIKTLESELKTMQP; encoded by the coding sequence ATGTTTTCCTCGGATTTCACAAGGCGACCTATTGATGAAGAAAAACCTAGCGGAACTAACCCAAATGCGTTAGATGATTTCACTGAGATAAAACGTCAAATTAATAACCTAAATAAGGTTACAGGTCGAGTTTCTTGGAGAAAAGTTCAGTCTTTGTCTAAGGAAATACTCTCCAAAAATAGCAAAGACTTTCGATGTAGCTGCTACTTTACCGTCGCAGCAACGCATAATGATGGTTTAAAAGGTTTAGCCGAGGGGCTCAGCTCAATCTTAGATTTGTGTGTCGTTTATTGGTTCACGGCATATCCTGAAGTAAGCAAATCAAACGCAAGGATCGGTGCGATTGATTGGATGGTCGAGCACACTGAAAAACGGATTAAGAACATTAAGACTAGCTCTGACGACATTTTGTTGATCGAAACTTGCCACCGTTTATGTTTAAGAATAGAAGAGGAACTTAGGCTCCATTATGGAATAAAAGCACCTTCACTAGGTGGAGTTCGCAGAGTCTTAAAGCAATGGGCAGATGAACATAAAGAAAATGAAGCGAAACTCCGTGAAGCAGCGAGTCAAACAAGGCTAGCGGCACAAGAGAATAGACAGATACCCCCTGTTACTCAATCAACCGCAATTAAAATTGATGTATCTAACAGTAAGCCAGCTATTGCTCCCAAGATAGACGAGAAATCAACGTCGAACTATTTAGTGATCTATTTATTAGCCGGGTTTCTTGTACTGGCATTGTCCTCTCATTTCCTTTATGAACAGTACCAATTGAAAGTGCTTACTAGAAAAGTAGTCGCATCAAACATCCCTCAGTTAAGCGAAATAACACACTCGTTAAAATATGAATATGCTTCAATTTCAAACGATGTAAGACCTAATGTCGTAAACCAATTAGACAATCTGATGAAAGATTGGTCGACTAACCCTGTAAAAGTGTATGAAATTGATGCTCTCGATCAATTGACTACTGACCTAACAAAACTCTACCCAGATTCATCGTCAGTTTTACGTTTACGTCAAGAATTCACTAGTCAGAAAGAAAAATTAGATTCGGATTACATGCAACTTCATCGACGCTTCTCAGATGCAAGAACTGTATTTGCAAATGTAATAAGAGGAAGCGAAAGTCAAAAAACAGCGCGAGCTTACGAATACAGTAACTCCCTTTTCCCTTTGATTGGTCGCATTGAGTATGCAGAGAAAGAAAAACAACAAAAAGAACTTCAGAAATCTCTTCGGATACTCAACGTTTATTTGCACAAAATAAAAACCTTGGAATCTGAGCTTAAAACAATGCAACCGTAG
- the tssM gene encoding type VI secretion system membrane subunit TssM, producing MLKHKLMRNPVVISTAIFLFLAATIAAIYILWLDITDKFYLWIALGAVTLFYSLFQITLWLKKKNNSKALKLETEEEALAMVIRPLLAKSNKKPIYLMIGNKYAGRTQFLLNSSAIKPMDQTRTAKNDFFEWYESDSAVYIKPDQRLLFQEVSSNDSALWDAFVDEVIRHKPRKPFSGCLFFIDFEFLIVSEAEQIDYTLTALNHRLESVSEKTSSAIPLYLMMSKLDKLEGFKEYIHFSSLKTSVEFLSIPLKEAKGVFVEYYHDSFRNLVKVMESNALDSSSHSNDVNEKQAILAFPKQFELCQSEIASVIERLSELNTGSYSLDIREVFFISNIQGGRKYNLLAKSCSNYFNLPIIASEHTQLTETPYFTRFLMDSQILPESDFAGENKTYLRMIQRQSRLAVAASIILLGSGAYLFSTTLDDNLRVISQLIGIDDSQSSSPKGNSFESSLSSAIQTVQPSYQAWLSGSQALDNELVNMNVSRLDESTKIAYNALIMQIRNHLMPVIEQGYRLQLTQNQDNVNNALPLLKGYLMLNDPTKREIKFLRQQTMSTLQKLSDQPDTITTVMKYLDAYFRTDFEPVSINMNMVRATRRSLLSSSNVDLVYASLLQQAGDIDLGTLNLQRAVGFDFNNVFNDNLDPQRLEIDKVYTSTGFSTFYRPRVDLMSQQVITDNWVLGLSNHVIPTDKEQETFKKQVRKKYTDDYISYWRNALSELKVKRYNNIGEITNAIDLISGPSSPMTTVLKQVYTNTQFSPIGQQGALMAQVNPKLAGAVKAAPELVEEVVKPDYLLMKRVEQAFHILNQLQINETPNSPTPWDETITALSRVRTYMKDIADAPDPQMAALSAAQHRMSSTDADPLIRLKQIAQKSPEPVRSWLLDVVNQSWSVMISESSKGIQTLWYSEIYSKFKELGLGRYPFDLSATEEISIEDFELLFASGGLLDAFIDKNFAPFYDTNLWTPKQVEGEIMPLSPELLVQLRNYNVIRDTLINKSTNRLYLPFSAKVLDLDSSAIRASLKIADSNINYYHGPSRIRELEWPPQNGDFNISITIQDVTDEGKQHVLSKNGQWAIYRLFGDSTLTNTHNGSFVSDIKVSGRDLSLRITPLTQKNPFTLAELYNFTLPEAI from the coding sequence ATGTTAAAACACAAACTAATGAGGAACCCTGTTGTTATATCGACAGCCATTTTCCTCTTTCTTGCGGCTACAATCGCTGCTATTTATATCCTCTGGCTAGATATAACAGATAAGTTTTACCTGTGGATCGCATTAGGTGCGGTAACACTTTTTTATTCGTTGTTTCAGATCACTTTATGGCTAAAGAAAAAAAACAACAGCAAAGCGCTTAAGCTCGAAACTGAAGAAGAAGCGCTAGCTATGGTCATTCGCCCTCTTTTGGCGAAATCAAACAAAAAGCCTATTTACTTGATGATTGGAAATAAGTATGCGGGTCGAACTCAGTTCTTACTTAATTCCAGTGCTATCAAGCCAATGGATCAAACTCGAACTGCGAAGAATGATTTTTTCGAATGGTATGAGTCTGACTCAGCAGTTTATATCAAACCGGATCAGCGGCTATTGTTTCAAGAAGTGTCTAGTAACGACAGCGCTTTATGGGATGCATTTGTAGATGAGGTCATTAGACATAAGCCAAGAAAGCCATTTTCTGGTTGCTTGTTTTTTATCGATTTTGAATTTCTAATTGTCTCTGAAGCCGAACAGATCGATTACACGTTAACCGCGCTTAACCATCGATTAGAATCAGTAAGTGAAAAAACATCTTCAGCGATCCCTTTATATTTAATGATGTCTAAGCTCGACAAGCTAGAAGGATTTAAGGAATACATACACTTTAGTTCTTTAAAGACCTCGGTTGAATTTCTATCAATTCCATTAAAGGAAGCTAAAGGTGTATTTGTTGAGTACTACCATGATAGCTTCCGTAATTTAGTAAAAGTAATGGAGAGCAATGCGTTAGATTCGTCGTCTCACTCTAATGACGTTAACGAGAAGCAAGCCATATTAGCATTCCCTAAACAATTCGAATTGTGCCAGTCTGAAATTGCTTCTGTGATAGAACGACTTTCAGAACTCAATACTGGGTCTTATTCTCTTGATATCCGTGAAGTGTTTTTTATATCGAATATCCAAGGTGGTAGAAAATACAACCTATTAGCTAAGAGTTGCAGCAACTACTTTAACTTGCCGATCATTGCGTCGGAACATACTCAGTTAACAGAAACGCCCTATTTTACGCGTTTCTTAATGGACTCTCAGATCCTGCCTGAATCTGATTTCGCAGGTGAAAACAAGACTTACCTTAGGATGATCCAGAGGCAGAGCCGTCTAGCCGTTGCAGCTTCCATTATTTTACTAGGTAGTGGTGCTTACCTGTTTTCAACGACTTTAGATGACAACCTGAGAGTGATTAGTCAGCTTATTGGCATAGATGATTCACAATCGTCTTCCCCAAAAGGCAATTCTTTTGAAAGTTCTCTTTCAAGTGCGATCCAAACTGTACAGCCATCTTATCAAGCATGGCTTAGTGGTTCACAAGCGCTAGATAATGAACTTGTGAATATGAATGTAAGTCGTCTCGATGAAAGTACGAAAATCGCTTATAACGCCCTCATAATGCAAATTAGAAACCACTTAATGCCAGTAATTGAGCAAGGTTATCGTTTGCAACTAACACAAAATCAAGACAACGTTAACAATGCACTGCCTTTACTAAAAGGTTACTTAATGTTGAATGATCCTACAAAACGCGAGATAAAATTTCTACGTCAGCAAACGATGTCAACGCTACAAAAACTCAGTGATCAACCAGACACGATCACGACAGTGATGAAATATTTGGACGCATATTTCCGCACTGATTTTGAACCTGTATCGATCAACATGAATATGGTGCGTGCGACAAGGCGTTCTCTACTCTCTAGTTCAAATGTAGATCTTGTGTACGCCAGCTTGTTACAACAAGCAGGTGATATTGATTTAGGCACTTTGAATTTACAGCGAGCAGTCGGTTTCGACTTTAATAATGTCTTCAACGACAACTTGGATCCTCAACGATTAGAAATCGATAAAGTTTACACATCTACAGGCTTCAGTACGTTTTACCGCCCTCGCGTCGATTTAATGTCGCAACAAGTCATCACCGACAACTGGGTATTGGGTTTGTCAAACCACGTAATCCCAACAGACAAAGAACAAGAGACATTCAAGAAGCAAGTAAGAAAAAAATATACGGATGACTACATCAGTTATTGGCGAAATGCTTTAAGCGAACTAAAAGTAAAGCGTTATAACAATATAGGGGAGATTACTAACGCCATTGATCTGATCTCTGGCCCATCTTCTCCGATGACAACGGTTCTAAAACAAGTTTATACAAACACGCAGTTTTCACCGATCGGTCAACAAGGAGCATTAATGGCTCAAGTTAACCCTAAACTTGCGGGTGCCGTAAAAGCAGCACCAGAACTCGTTGAAGAAGTTGTAAAGCCTGACTACTTATTAATGAAAAGAGTTGAACAAGCTTTCCACATCTTGAATCAATTGCAAATTAACGAAACCCCAAACTCCCCTACACCATGGGATGAAACGATAACTGCACTGAGCAGAGTTCGTACGTATATGAAAGATATAGCAGACGCACCGGACCCTCAAATGGCAGCGTTGTCTGCAGCACAACACCGGATGAGTAGTACGGATGCCGATCCTCTGATTCGTTTAAAACAAATTGCACAAAAATCTCCTGAGCCCGTAAGAAGTTGGCTTTTAGACGTAGTTAACCAGAGCTGGTCCGTGATGATTTCTGAATCATCAAAAGGAATACAGACTCTTTGGTATAGTGAGATCTATTCTAAGTTCAAAGAGTTAGGTTTAGGACGGTACCCTTTTGATCTAAGTGCAACAGAAGAAATTTCGATCGAAGACTTTGAGCTGCTTTTCGCATCGGGAGGTTTGCTTGATGCTTTTATCGATAAAAATTTCGCTCCTTTTTATGACACAAACCTATGGACGCCAAAACAAGTAGAAGGTGAAATTATGCCTCTCTCACCAGAACTGCTTGTTCAGTTAAGAAATTACAATGTCATCAGAGATACACTAATCAACAAGAGTACAAACCGTTTGTACCTTCCATTTAGTGCGAAGGTACTTGATCTTGATTCTAGTGCGATCAGAGCAAGCTTAAAAATAGCGGACTCGAATATCAACTATTACCATGGTCCTAGCAG